A portion of the Limosilactobacillus reuteri genome contains these proteins:
- the fabZ gene encoding 3-hydroxyacyl-ACP dehydratase FabZ, which yields MAIMNTQEIMELIPNRYPICYIDYVDELVPEEKITATKNVTINESFFRGHFPNNPVMPGVLIIETLAQAASILILKSPHFYKKTAYLGAIHKARFRQMVRPGDVLKLNVVMKKVRSSMGIVETQALVNDKIACNAELVFIVAEREEKI from the coding sequence TTGGCAATAATGAATACGCAGGAGATTATGGAATTAATTCCTAATCGATATCCGATTTGCTACATCGATTATGTAGACGAATTAGTTCCTGAAGAAAAGATTACCGCAACAAAAAATGTCACAATTAACGAATCATTTTTTCGCGGTCATTTTCCTAATAATCCTGTTATGCCTGGAGTTTTAATTATCGAAACATTGGCCCAAGCTGCTTCAATTTTGATATTAAAATCACCGCATTTTTATAAGAAAACAGCTTATCTTGGCGCAATTCATAAAGCGAGGTTTCGACAAATGGTCCGTCCTGGTGATGTATTAAAACTAAATGTTGTTATGAAAAAAGTTCGATCATCAATGGGAATTGTGGAAACACAAGCGCTTGTGAACGACAAAATAGCTTGTAATGCAGAACTTGTCTTTATCGTTGCTGAACGAGAAGAAAAGATTTAG
- a CDS encoding IS30 family transposase has protein sequence MTYKHLTTRELTLIADFWYQGTKAYRTAKLLQRSQETIYRVYRFLNDGKTIDQYLQTYQRHKRRCGRKQTQLPTIEVNYIHAQIKAGWTPDTIIGRHEHPISCSMRTLYRMFARNQYGFSVKQLPMKGKRHPNGYVEHRGKAGQLGRSIYQRYRDFPHYQHEFGHFEADTVQGKAHRGAVMTLVERQSKVMIVLNIHHKTDEAVNCQLDQWLAKLPRHFVKSITFDNGKEFAGWREIANKYDLHTYFAEVGAPNQRGLNENNNGLLRRDGLSKKLDFRDLPDELVTQLMHRCNNIPRKSLNYRTPLEVFLSHVTEEQLSPFF, from the coding sequence ATGACCTATAAACATCTTACCACACGTGAATTAACTCTCATAGCTGATTTTTGGTATCAAGGTACTAAAGCTTATCGGACTGCTAAATTACTTCAGCGTAGTCAAGAAACCATCTATCGTGTTTATCGTTTCCTCAACGACGGTAAAACCATCGACCAATATCTTCAGACTTATCAGCGACATAAGCGTCGTTGTGGTCGGAAGCAGACCCAACTGCCAACTATCGAAGTTAACTATATCCATGCGCAAATCAAGGCAGGTTGGACTCCTGATACTATTATTGGTCGTCATGAACACCCAATTAGCTGCAGTATGCGCACCCTTTATCGCATGTTTGCCCGCAATCAGTATGGCTTTTCCGTTAAACAGCTACCGATGAAAGGAAAACGCCATCCCAATGGCTATGTGGAACATCGTGGTAAAGCTGGCCAATTAGGACGCAGTATCTATCAACGATATCGTGATTTTCCGCATTACCAACATGAATTTGGGCACTTTGAAGCTGATACAGTTCAAGGTAAAGCTCACCGCGGAGCGGTAATGACGCTAGTAGAGCGACAATCCAAAGTAATGATTGTCCTTAATATTCATCATAAAACAGACGAAGCAGTGAATTGTCAGCTTGATCAATGGCTCGCTAAACTGCCACGTCACTTTGTTAAATCAATTACTTTTGATAACGGGAAAGAATTTGCTGGATGGCGAGAAATAGCCAATAAGTATGATCTTCACACCTATTTTGCGGAAGTCGGTGCTCCCAATCAACGAGGGTTAAACGAAAATAATAACGGCCTCTTGCGTCGTGATGGTCTTAGTAAAAAGCTAGATTTTCGCGATTTACCAGACGAACTAGTCACTCAGCTAATGCATCGTTGCAACAATATCCCACGAAAATCTCTTAATTATCGTACACCATTAGAAGTATTCTTGAGTCATGTCACAGAAGAACAACTTTCACCTTTTTTCTAA
- the xerS gene encoding tyrosine recombinase XerS — translation MEADKYLKLIQEELQNLPDYVNEYYLGTNHAVTTTYQYLTEIRRFFDWLRSSGLISINSNKDLPIDTLANLRRSDVMLYIDYLQHTTNAQGRLNSPTSINRSINALRSLYKFLTVTADNNNGESYFDRNVMLKIDSLNDTKTLNYRAHTLASHMYRGQMKFDFITFIEEEYPNKCDKRALPSYKVNKERDIAIIALILGTGVRVSEAANVNLGDLNLKQSLLDVTRKGGQRDSVPIAPWAITYIKAYQAIRAQRYHALKKDTAFFLTVYHKQTRRMTANAIEKMVKKYSTAFGHPLTPHKLRHTLASEMYEVTKDQVLVAQQLGQKGTSATDLYTHVDQKQQRDALKEISETSYKKTNE, via the coding sequence ATGGAAGCAGATAAATATTTAAAGCTAATTCAAGAGGAGCTTCAGAACCTTCCTGATTATGTTAATGAGTATTATTTGGGGACCAACCATGCAGTCACAACAACCTATCAGTACTTAACTGAAATCCGCCGATTCTTTGATTGGTTACGGTCAAGTGGACTTATCTCTATTAACTCTAATAAGGACTTACCAATTGATACGCTGGCTAATTTACGGCGTAGCGATGTAATGCTGTATATCGATTATTTACAGCATACTACCAATGCGCAAGGACGGTTAAATTCTCCCACTTCAATTAATCGCTCTATTAATGCATTAAGGTCATTGTATAAATTTTTAACAGTCACCGCAGATAACAATAATGGCGAGTCTTATTTTGACCGTAATGTAATGCTGAAAATCGACTCACTTAATGATACAAAAACATTAAATTATCGGGCTCATACGCTGGCTTCACACATGTACCGGGGACAAATGAAATTTGATTTTATCACTTTCATTGAAGAAGAATACCCTAATAAATGTGATAAAAGAGCTCTCCCCTCTTATAAAGTCAATAAGGAACGAGATATTGCAATTATTGCTCTTATTTTAGGAACAGGTGTCCGGGTATCCGAGGCAGCTAACGTAAACCTTGGGGATTTAAACTTGAAGCAATCACTGCTGGACGTAACAAGAAAAGGTGGCCAGAGAGATTCAGTGCCAATTGCACCTTGGGCTATTACTTATATCAAAGCTTATCAAGCGATTCGTGCACAGCGATACCACGCTTTAAAAAAAGATACTGCTTTCTTCCTAACCGTTTATCACAAGCAAACTCGACGGATGACAGCTAATGCAATTGAAAAAATGGTCAAAAAGTATTCAACTGCATTTGGACATCCTCTTACTCCCCATAAATTACGTCATACCCTTGCTTCTGAAATGTATGAGGTAACGAAAGATCAGGTATTAGTAGCCCAACAGTTGGGACAAAAAGGAACATCTGCTACTGATCTATATACCCACGTTGACCAGAAACAGCAACGTGATGCTCTTAAAGAAATTAGTGAAACTTCATATAAAAAGACAAATGAATAA
- a CDS encoding patatin family protein, with protein MLYNAALVLEGGAFRGQYTAGIVDTFLAHHIEFQSVIGVSAGSLCGVNFVSKQYGRAANININHRHDRQYISMARVFKKQIINLDYLFEDHGYSWQNFNEAAYRRSASHFTAVATSVKTGKTVLFTDPVGEELTNALKASSSMPFLSDPQETSQGPCLDGGITDSIPFDIAQQQGYDKIVVVRTRDVNYRKKPSSSAVKKLYDMVYKDYPEFAKAGINRLLLYNQQIAEINRLSREGKIFNIAPSKPIKIKRIEGNIKKIRALYETGRKEGEEIVPALVDYLAN; from the coding sequence ATGTTATATAATGCAGCATTAGTTTTAGAAGGTGGCGCATTCCGTGGCCAATACACTGCCGGAATTGTCGATACATTTCTCGCTCACCATATTGAATTTCAAAGTGTAATTGGCGTTTCTGCTGGTTCGCTTTGTGGAGTTAATTTCGTCTCTAAGCAATACGGACGCGCGGCCAATATTAATATTAATCATCGGCACGATCGCCAATATATCTCGATGGCTCGCGTATTTAAAAAGCAAATAATTAATCTTGATTACCTTTTTGAGGATCACGGATATTCTTGGCAGAATTTTAATGAAGCAGCCTATCGTCGGTCAGCCTCTCATTTCACAGCCGTCGCTACTTCAGTAAAAACAGGAAAAACAGTTTTATTTACGGATCCTGTTGGTGAGGAGCTAACCAATGCCCTCAAAGCTTCCTCATCAATGCCATTTCTTTCAGATCCACAGGAAACTTCCCAAGGTCCTTGCCTTGATGGTGGGATCACAGATTCAATTCCATTTGATATTGCACAACAACAAGGTTATGACAAGATTGTTGTTGTTCGAACCAGGGATGTTAACTACCGAAAGAAGCCGTCCAGTTCTGCTGTAAAGAAGTTATACGACATGGTATATAAAGATTATCCCGAATTTGCTAAAGCGGGGATTAATCGTCTCCTTCTCTACAACCAACAGATTGCTGAAATCAATCGTTTATCTCGTGAAGGAAAGATCTTTAATATTGCTCCCTCTAAACCAATTAAAATTAAGCGGATTGAAGGAAATATTAAGAAGATTCGAGCACTTTATGAAACTGGGCGGAAAGAAGGAGAGGAAATCGTCCCTGCTTTAGTTGATTACCTCGCAAATTAA
- a CDS encoding site-specific integrase translates to MSTKKRVYIPKNKTNGQIKGKRKIWVENVKFLTLEEYDQLRETIKLHSRPELVNRNLLLIAIALNNGLRASDVVTLRVGHVLNKTKTRVIEQKTGKAKTLFWNNCLAEIIDYLNDLDYKDENDYLFPGKQEGHFSVHGFYEMLQRMARKTENNKIVAKIGTHSFRKTFGRQLYKKGVNVEIISQLFNHSSERNTRHYLGIEQEDLDKVVQNFKFE, encoded by the coding sequence ATGTCAACTAAGAAACGCGTTTATATTCCCAAAAATAAGACGAATGGTCAAATTAAGGGTAAACGGAAAATATGGGTAGAAAATGTTAAGTTTTTGACCCTTGAAGAATATGATCAGTTACGTGAGACAATTAAATTGCATTCTCGTCCTGAATTGGTTAATCGTAACCTATTACTAATTGCAATTGCCCTCAATAATGGATTACGAGCATCAGACGTTGTAACGTTAAGAGTTGGTCATGTTCTAAATAAAACTAAAACCCGTGTTATTGAACAAAAAACTGGTAAAGCTAAAACGCTCTTTTGGAATAATTGCCTTGCCGAGATTATTGATTACCTTAATGATTTAGATTATAAAGATGAAAATGATTACCTTTTCCCTGGAAAACAAGAAGGCCATTTTTCTGTACACGGCTTTTATGAGATGCTTCAACGAATGGCTAGAAAAACGGAAAACAATAAAATCGTTGCTAAGATTGGAACGCACTCTTTTAGAAAGACTTTTGGTCGACAACTCTATAAGAAAGGTGTTAACGTTGAAATTATTTCCCAGTTGTTTAACCACTCCTCTGAACGAAATACACGTCACTACCTAGGGATTGAACAAGAAGACCTCGATAAAGTTGTTCAAAACTTTAAATTTGAATAG
- a CDS encoding DUF6933 domain-containing protein: MFINVEKKAQKLFNTYQQAMSEETVAGALANPLFSWHATYYTAKRKKNMIFLNDATTMAIVLFDVNAKNKQTIKERFEKQLAIIWQELGLSAESLTDYLATGGDWQINKTIHPLQVKTITDFYQNVIKPQKTSTNEIDLAKALLKKVQQKGRIYVGEGETVKVIEMAQPFSIKHVNLEELYLKEITNKLKKLSQVDGEKLTADGVDNAI, encoded by the coding sequence GTGTTTATTAACGTCGAAAAGAAAGCACAGAAACTATTTAATACTTATCAACAAGCAATGAGCGAAGAGACTGTGGCAGGAGCATTAGCTAATCCGCTTTTTTCATGGCATGCTACTTACTATACCGCTAAACGCAAAAAGAACATGATTTTCTTAAATGATGCTACTACCATGGCAATTGTCTTATTTGATGTAAATGCTAAAAATAAACAGACGATTAAAGAGCGGTTTGAGAAGCAACTAGCAATAATTTGGCAAGAGCTAGGACTGTCTGCTGAGTCATTGACAGATTACTTAGCAACCGGTGGGGATTGGCAAATCAATAAAACGATTCACCCTCTACAAGTAAAAACTATAACCGATTTTTATCAGAATGTCATAAAGCCACAAAAAACTAGCACTAATGAAATAGACTTAGCAAAAGCATTGCTTAAAAAGGTACAGCAAAAAGGTAGAATTTATGTTGGTGAAGGCGAGACGGTTAAGGTAATCGAAATGGCTCAACCGTTTAGCATTAAACACGTAAATTTGGAAGAACTGTACTTAAAAGAAATTACTAATAAGTTAAAGAAATTAAGTCAGGTAGATGGAGAAAAACTTACTGCCGATGGAGTTGATAATGCAATCTAA
- the thiM gene encoding hydroxyethylthiazole kinase, giving the protein MVQRQINWSLIDRVRAKNPIVLNLANLVTIDKVADAVSAVGASPIMSVEPAEADEMVMLANALSINLGTINEHQATQIRTVLRAATPLKPLVLDPVAVSAVPSRLKFAHSLLNDFHFDVIRGNASEIAALVEADNTSHGIDAGKVPNQVQIAETCARRYHSIVVLTGETDIITDGQVVYENPFSAEMLTMNVGSGDMLSSIIAAFLGTTTNTWDACIVATVLVSAAGVLANRYSVGLGSWQVQFFDQLSIMDTKALLEFFDESEEDYLD; this is encoded by the coding sequence ATGGTACAACGTCAAATTAACTGGTCACTAATCGATCGGGTTCGTGCTAAAAATCCGATTGTCCTTAACCTGGCCAATTTAGTAACAATTGATAAAGTTGCCGATGCCGTTAGTGCTGTCGGAGCGTCGCCAATCATGTCTGTTGAACCTGCTGAAGCGGATGAAATGGTGATGCTAGCAAATGCCCTTTCTATCAATCTCGGAACGATTAATGAACATCAGGCAACACAAATTAGAACGGTTCTGCGAGCTGCCACGCCACTAAAGCCCCTCGTTTTAGATCCAGTAGCGGTAAGTGCGGTTCCATCCCGCTTAAAGTTTGCCCACTCATTGCTAAATGATTTTCATTTTGATGTTATTCGTGGTAACGCCAGTGAAATTGCTGCTTTAGTAGAAGCTGACAATACTAGTCATGGAATCGACGCTGGTAAAGTTCCTAATCAGGTTCAAATTGCCGAAACGTGTGCTCGACGTTACCATTCAATTGTAGTCTTGACTGGTGAAACTGACATAATAACTGATGGGCAAGTTGTCTATGAAAATCCCTTTTCTGCCGAGATGTTAACGATGAATGTGGGTAGTGGCGACATGCTTTCTAGTATCATCGCTGCATTTTTAGGGACTACTACTAATACTTGGGATGCATGTATTGTTGCAACGGTTTTGGTATCTGCTGCTGGAGTATTAGCTAACCGTTATTCAGTCGGACTCGGTTCGTGGCAAGTACAATTTTTTGACCAGCTTTCGATTATGGATACGAAAGCATTACTAGAATTCTTTGATGAAAGTGAGGAAGATTACCTTGATTAA